CCGATCAAAGTTGGGTTGATTATAGCCGAGCCAAGGGCACATATGTTTTACACCAAAAAATGAGGTAAAAAGGATGATGGAATACGTTAAAGCTGACAGCAAGCATACATACACACAGCTAATAATTCATATTTATATACCAAACCAATTTAGTTTACTCTTAAGAAGTTCTGATAATACTCGATGCAAACAAAGTAGGAATTCGAGGACAGATAATTTACATCCCTGAATTGGATCATAATGGATATCAAATGATTATAGGGATTGAATCGCTAATGCTAATTGGATAAATGCAAATTTCTAAGATATAATTGCAGATAAGCTTGATTAGCTCAATGTAtctaatgataaaaaataacaGCATTACTCTGATTCGATTAATCCAAAATTGACAAGCTAAATTCCTTCCATATTCAACTTAAAAATTCACTCATAGTTCAACTTCAATAAACCAAACAAAGCCTAACAGTAACTTAAACAAAAATAACACAATAAAATTCCTCATGTTCAAATCAAAACCTGAGTTTGGAGAAGAACCACCTGTTCTTTCCCGTCTTGAACCTATCTTCGAATCGCTTTTTGATTTCTTTAGCAGAAGTGACTTTCTTATCCTTGGTGACCAAAACCTCAGGATTAACCGTATCCTTCAAATCCACATCAAGAGTGTATCGAGTCGGCATCAAATGGTTGTAGTTAACCATCTTAATGAACGCTTTCACTCGTGACTTCTTCGCCGTCTTCTTCGCCGAGTCTTTCTTAATCACCTTCGCTGGGTACTTCGATATGCCGGCAACGAGGCAATGCCCGTACGGGCGGTCACGAGTGCCATCGTCGAAGTTTCTGACGATCACCGCCTTGCGGCCAGCGAAGCGTCCCTGCAGAAGGATCACGGCCTTGTTTGGCTTCAAAAACTTCACCATCTTCGGTTGCGAGGAGGCGAAACTGAGGTTTTGTGGCAAAGATCAAATGCTAGGGTTTCATTGGGATTAAAAAGGTCTCGGAATGGGCTTCAGTAAGGAGTCCCTTCCTGAATCCTGGTCCGTTTTATATTGGGCTGGGTCCATATTTCTGAGGGTTAATTACACCATCTGTAAATTGGTTTGTACTTGCCATCTCTTTCTCCCTCACTAGATCAGTTCTAAGAATTCAATTTATCCCATTTTCGAAttgaaattaaagaaaataaataactcCTATTCTTAGAAAATAAAAAGCATGTGTCATTTTaataaacatgttaaaaaaactaaaagaaatagaataaatattttgtttgcaattaatttacaattaaaaagATATAATAATTAGTCatcgtaaaatttttaaaagaaattaatacaataatataatgataataattaaaaaagaaataaaatttcaaaaactttcacaatttagtaaaaaaattagTAGAAAATCAATTCTATTATAATAAAACTCTTTCATCTTTtccctaataaaaaaaaaaaaaaaaaaaaaaaactctttcaTCTTTTCCCTAAAAAAAAGTTGCTTTGAGATTGATttgtcaatattttttttatattatcatttttttctttgttcTAATTCtttctaatatatatttaattattggGGTtaagctatgcttactttgttttttctattattggatggtgatgaactttgataaagtaagctcatccaatgatagaaaaaacaaaataaagcttactttatcaaaaaaacaaagtaagcatagaagacaccttaattattgatctcaattggtactctataaaaaaaatatgggaaaattacaaaactaggtcaaatgggaggcccatttacatatttaacccatttactcaacctattacatatctagactcattttgtATGACTTTCCCGTAATATCCCtacccttcccacttcccctcaCTCTATCGGTTTCTCTCCCCTGTTCTCCTTGGTGCGCGAAAACggtttggctcctccattaatgatttgaagacttttgatcttcctatttgcctttaaattgcatgaaatctgcaccatgtttccaaatcacaatgaagttctcttttcatctcttgattctgcaactttctcaccctagaaaacgaagccatggttcttcatcttcctgttcgttaatTGGTTTCTTTTTTCTTGTTACCATtccagaaatggttattctacgttatttccgtcgttcttcccagtttatcatactGTTAGGAGCGAAAAATGCAAGTATCTGCTGTTTTTCCAGCGTTttccatgaattcacttcgcgtaGTCAATGAATTCGcggagatctgcgaagagaacgagcctgaaacttgatgatctacttcgcgaatcgatgaattcgcgacgttctgcgaagagaaagagtctgaaacgtatggatctacctcgcgaatctattagttcgcgaagtctgcgaatagatccttacgtttcagacctcgcagacttcgcgaaagcatcgatatgcgacgtagatagtcacatttcagacctcgaagacttcgcgaaagaatcgttatgcgaagtaaaatcacctcttcccatgcacatttacattcgcatgcttcgctaattttcatttcgcgaatccaaaatcgtcctttttcataactaacacggttaattttttctgtagatggttgaatacgtaacatccctttctggaaggcggcgtactgggctgcagggaagatgattttgcttcctgtatagggatgaacttccccaagattgacacattcactcctgaaatgattcgttaggagagattgtgtcaatctcggggtgcaccatgggacacgtccatcctatggtgccaatcttcaaagtggacctaacttaatccggtgccaaatttaaagcggatgagtaatcttcgtttcaaaattggtaccagattagttattgtggcaatcttgttgtaaattttgataatgttatgatttgaatgttgttattgtggcaatctttttgtaaattttgataatgttatgatttgaatgttataatccgttgttgtttgcccttttttgttatatactaaGTTCGAAACAATTGGGATTTTTTTGGAGATTGGATGCAGTTACTAATTCACGATCTGGCATGTACAGAATGAAAACTTCATTCTCGATTCTACGAGAAtttttagcttcaaaacacatccaggcttcgcatatgcgaactaaattcatcaagcaaacccaaacatttacttcgcagacttcgcatagtatggaatatgcgaagtcagacaggatggggcgagccgcgcgtaaatattgggggtatttttggaaagtcacacaaaatgagtctatatatgtaataggttgagtaaatgggttaaatatataaatgagcctcccatttgacctagttttgtaattttccctaaaaataTTCTTAATACCCATGTTTTGAATTTAAGAttttgattagttttgttttgtaTTGTATTGTATTTATATTGCCTAAAAATGTgtattaaattttttgaaagtcctttataaattttttataatgaCAATATTTTATAACAAGCGGATATTCAACATGTAATTGTACTAAAAAATGTTGTATTCACAgagattttaataatatatattaaattattataataaattagttaaattatatgttaatacattttttcatactaatttacttatatttaatatatttaaaaatattatacatACCGTACATTGTACGTGTGTAACACTAGTTATTATAATAGATTAAttgggtgtttgtttcagcttttcggatgagcgtttagcgtttcactacAAATAgcatttggttaggtttatttAACCAcaacgtttagcattttctctgaaaactgcagtgttttggagcttttcataaacagttgtttgcagttatttgttattgacaaaattatccttcttatttccacaaaatatgtttcttctttaacattatttatatttctacaacataattacaggaagaacaaagttttgttgcgttcaataaatttttttttttatttttttattttttatatatactatgttttattaatttgtgtaacacattttttattttataataggataaggtgaaAAATACTTTAACGTTTATAGCTAGAggcaattttaccattaacgtttaaatggtgcaattatacccccTACCATTGGTAgcgaagagcaattttacccctacttAGGTcagtttgagaaataattcatcaaattgtcttcttgaTGAATATTGTCATATACACTTCAattgtgcatcattttatcattattggtaatagatcacaaacataaaaaaaattattgattaatttaaaacatgtctatattagacattttaaatctgaacaacaacagttcaatataattttaccaaacactaataattaaacagctaacagcttactgcaactgcaaacagttAATAACagccgcaacagctattagctaatagctgaaccaaacagaccatAAACATTTAAAAGTGTCCTCTActcaaaatcaaaatattataattattagtacTGTGTCCGCGTATTGCGTGGatcaatttttatataaaaatttaatattgtaatattttttttaattatatatcattTACAAATAATGATATTCAAAAAGTTCTTCCAAATACTAAAAATTTGTGGTTAGAATTCATTTTTTGTTTAGAAAAACtatctataaaaataattaGATAGAATAGCTTTGATTCTGTCAATTGATAATGAGAAACGAAATGTAGATAAATACTAATACTTCTTACAGGCAGAAGGATAGAGATCGGAAAAAATTAATTCCCGAGGTcctgaataaaaaaaataatttgaggCATTAAACAGTTTGTATCCATAGAACATTTATTAcgatattaattaatatttttgccgttaaaatgtatttttgaCCTCGGATTACTCCATAAAAGATGAccaattccataaaaaaaaaatctcactCAAGCCCGATAATGCAAGAGAAGCTAGTGATAAAATACTAAAGGTTGTGAATAGTTTTGGCATTAGGGCTTAAAATAATTTGAAGTTTTAAAAAAAGAATAGTTAAAAAAAGGTTTGTATAATTTTTGCTTTCAATAATTAATGACAAATTTAAACTtcattcatttttaatctatttgtaGTAATTGTCACTACGTCAAAATCCTCTTCAGACGACAGTTAAAAACCGTCGTTCCGCGAGAAATAAATCTGTCACGGGACTCGCTGCCGTCTGTTgccccttcagacgacggttaggttctaTCATGTGATGGTGCGACACATGACATTATTCTATCTGCGTACTATCATATTAATCTTTGTTACGATGcaacttatttattattaccgtcacctttaatgtcatcacatgacatactaataattataaCTGTCAAGTTTAcgtgtgggaaattggcatattcaaTTTGcgatgacagttcgtataataatttctgccgtCGTAGCTTGTTttagatggcataggtcttaatcaatcatgtcaaaggatttattttcagatgacagGTTCGTTTATttcaatgtctttttattgttctttatatgacattttttaaaattaaaatgtcactttttgccttcttcttcgtatggatttctggtttttacctgAATAATTAACACACTCAAATATGAACATTAAATTCTGTATAataatggttttaattttattggatacCAATGCtcataatatatttacatttaaCATACATTCCTGAATTAAAACTTGATGATGGATTCATTCCTCAAGGATCCCTCATCACcatatttggcggaccagtaaccgCTCAGGTCGGGCTTCACCATCTGCACAAAGATGGGAAGGTCAAAACTTAGATTCACAAAATGGGGAAAAGAAACACTACTGCAGCTTACTTGTTCCTTCTCCACAGTGGGTATCGCggctctcatggcatccgccataaactttcGTCTGGCGGACACTacaggcttcttcttcttctatagaGGAAGATCAGCCATTGTATCAACGGGACGCTTTCCTGCGCCCTTCTGGGGATCCGCTGCCTACTCCTTCTTTCGAGCCGCCTTCTCCTTTTGTTTCTTGTGGCCttagacaaacccctgacaaaaGAACCgtaaaataatcaaggttcaaggaaaaacaaTGTTATCTTCGTCAAGTTGTGTAAACT
The DNA window shown above is from Euphorbia lathyris chromosome 1, ddEupLath1.1, whole genome shotgun sequence and carries:
- the LOC136209592 gene encoding large ribosomal subunit protein eL27, encoding MVKFLKPNKAVILLQGRFAGRKAVIVRNFDDGTRDRPYGHCLVAGISKYPAKVIKKDSAKKTAKKSRVKAFIKMVNYNHLMPTRYTLDVDLKDTVNPEVLVTKDKKVTSAKEIKKRFEDRFKTGKNRWFFSKLRF